From Butyricimonas paravirosa, one genomic window encodes:
- a CDS encoding FecR family protein, which translates to MDLLKKRLDIARLIAEELIGTIDDKDRVVLARWLDEDERHRGEYANILESLKTGNEAWKDQERGRQLMESRWGTVKSHTVRKTDRWITWSKYVAVIVLFVSIGIFWLVNEEKQEVENGTVAQIEHGSMKAQLVLANGKKVDLRPEISLQLEEEGGTRILTSDNRVKYSGKDSLAGQSTEVKYNTLIVPRGGEFSLELADGTRVWLNAESRLRYPVAFTGKERKVEMEGEVYFEVAKNKEKPFIVTVNGVDIRVLGTSFNVSAYQEEVVATLVEGKVQLKKGNEQVILSPNQQAIWSDDEFRVKQVDARNYVLWKEGIFYFEDVDLETILDDMARWYNVNVFYMNPALKEMKFSVEIRRYGDINEILRRIEQTKRVKFEIKDRTINVYE; encoded by the coding sequence ATGGATTTACTAAAAAAACGTTTGGATATTGCCCGGCTTATTGCCGAAGAGTTGATCGGAACGATTGATGACAAGGATCGGGTCGTGTTGGCCCGTTGGTTGGATGAGGACGAACGACACCGGGGGGAATATGCGAATATTTTAGAATCATTAAAGACTGGGAACGAGGCTTGGAAGGATCAGGAGCGGGGGAGGCAGTTAATGGAATCCCGATGGGGGACAGTGAAATCTCATACGGTTCGGAAGACTGACCGGTGGATTACGTGGAGTAAGTATGTGGCGGTTATCGTGTTATTCGTGAGCATTGGAATTTTTTGGCTTGTAAATGAAGAAAAGCAGGAGGTGGAGAATGGTACTGTTGCCCAAATTGAACATGGTAGCATGAAAGCGCAGCTTGTACTTGCTAATGGAAAAAAGGTGGATTTGAGGCCAGAAATAAGCTTACAATTAGAAGAGGAGGGGGGAACCCGAATTTTGACATCAGATAATAGGGTAAAGTATTCGGGGAAGGATTCTTTAGCCGGACAATCGACAGAAGTAAAGTATAATACGTTGATCGTGCCGCGAGGAGGTGAATTTTCGTTGGAATTGGCAGATGGAACTCGGGTGTGGTTGAATGCGGAGTCGAGGTTGCGTTATCCGGTGGCTTTCACGGGTAAGGAGAGAAAAGTTGAGATGGAGGGAGAGGTTTATTTTGAAGTGGCAAAGAATAAGGAAAAACCTTTTATTGTAACCGTGAATGGGGTTGATATTCGGGTCTTGGGAACAAGTTTTAATGTTTCGGCTTATCAAGAAGAGGTGGTGGCCACGTTGGTCGAAGGAAAGGTGCAGTTGAAAAAAGGTAATGAACAGGTTATTTTATCGCCTAACCAGCAAGCAATATGGTCTGATGACGAGTTTAGAGTGAAACAGGTAGATGCCCGTAATTATGTGTTATGGAAAGAGGGGATTTTTTATTTTGAAGATGTTGATTTGGAGACAATTCTGGATGATATGGCCCGCTGGTATAACGTGAATGTTTTTTATATGAACCCAGCGTTGAAAGAGATGAAATTCTCTGTCGAGATTAGACGTTATGGGGATATAAACGAGATCCTGAGAAGAATAGAACAAACTAAACGTGTAAAATTTGAAATAAAAGATAGAACTATAAACGTGTATGAATAA
- a CDS encoding RagB/SusD family nutrient uptake outer membrane protein — translation MKRMGKNICFLICLVGICGCGDFLEEVSQNEMRPSSADDLQQLLMGEVYSAGHSENVFHLYLDMMTDDVTCVYSKDQMVQQYYKRYWPVYAWQFDMFEQLENSSVQGADTYDHYYRCIKGCNVVLDMLDEVTGSEGQKANVKGQSLAMRGYFYFMLVNLFAKPYNAPGIDIEKVPGVPLIMTSEVSDEYPKRASIAKVYSCIETDLLEALPLLREYGGENSKFKASEMFCYTLLSRLYLYMEKWEEAEKYASMGLAKNSSLFDMANAPYQTWGLAYNPAKNVYGRESDEVIWLGYGNSYEYDFAQSGFTFVPSPELVQLYDFTESNVNNRGDLRLRFYYEYMRDFSSPLMEFKIKYGIRREYTAETNYPIKGMRVAELYLNRAEANMRRYLQNGEERLRVSALTDLNFLRSSRYDTRNVEYKDVDYSGDDLLTFYKEERRRELAFEDHRWFDLRRYGMPEITHVYQGSESEIPATYVLPQGSDRYVLPIPRSVLDKNYNLEANP, via the coding sequence ATGAAACGAATGGGTAAGAATATATGTTTTTTAATTTGTTTAGTCGGGATATGCGGATGTGGAGATTTTTTGGAGGAAGTCAGTCAAAATGAAATGAGGCCCAGTTCTGCGGATGATTTACAACAGTTACTCATGGGGGAAGTATATTCTGCGGGGCATAGTGAGAATGTTTTTCATTTATATCTCGATATGATGACGGATGATGTTACTTGTGTTTACTCCAAAGATCAAATGGTGCAACAGTATTATAAACGATATTGGCCGGTGTACGCTTGGCAATTTGATATGTTCGAGCAGCTAGAAAATAGTAGTGTACAGGGAGCTGATACTTATGATCATTACTATCGTTGTATAAAGGGGTGTAATGTTGTTCTTGATATGTTAGACGAGGTGACGGGTAGTGAAGGACAGAAAGCAAATGTCAAAGGGCAAAGTTTAGCGATGAGGGGTTATTTTTACTTTATGTTAGTGAATCTTTTTGCAAAGCCTTATAATGCTCCGGGAATTGATATTGAAAAAGTTCCTGGTGTTCCCTTAATCATGACATCGGAAGTTTCGGATGAATATCCCAAGCGAGCTTCCATCGCCAAAGTGTATTCATGTATTGAGACGGATCTGTTAGAGGCACTACCACTTTTACGTGAGTATGGAGGAGAAAATAGTAAGTTTAAGGCATCGGAAATGTTTTGCTATACATTATTGTCAAGATTATATCTCTATATGGAAAAATGGGAGGAGGCAGAGAAATATGCATCTATGGGGTTAGCAAAGAATTCCAGTTTATTCGATATGGCAAATGCTCCTTATCAGACTTGGGGGTTAGCTTACAATCCTGCTAAAAATGTTTATGGAAGAGAGAGTGATGAGGTGATTTGGCTGGGGTACGGAAATAGTTACGAGTATGATTTTGCTCAATCTGGATTTACGTTTGTTCCTTCTCCCGAACTTGTACAATTGTATGATTTCACAGAAAGTAACGTGAACAACAGAGGAGATTTACGTTTGCGTTTTTATTACGAGTACATGAGGGATTTTTCATCTCCATTGATGGAGTTTAAAATCAAATATGGTATACGAAGAGAATATACCGCAGAGACGAATTACCCGATTAAAGGAATGCGCGTGGCCGAACTTTATTTGAACAGGGCGGAGGCGAACATGCGCCGTTATCTTCAAAATGGAGAGGAACGTTTGCGTGTAAGTGCTTTGACTGATCTTAATTTTTTACGTTCTTCCCGTTATGATACTCGTAACGTGGAATATAAAGATGTTGATTATTCAGGAGATGATTTATTAACGTTTTACAAGGAAGAACGTCGGCGTGAACTCGCTTTTGAAGATCATCGTTGGTTTGATTTAAGAAGGTACGGGATGCCGGAAATAACACACGTGTATCAAGGGAGTGAATCAGAGATTCCTGCTACTTATGTGTTACCGCAAGGGAGTGATCGTTACGTACTTCCGATTCCGCGCTCTGTTCTCGATAAAAATTACAATTTGGAGGCAAATCCTTGA
- a CDS encoding RNA polymerase sigma factor, producing MSAIIQTNKDFEVFFRENFPSVYAFMKRYTGDDELAADLAQETFIRVYERRDEIVSVDYGKAFLYTVARHLYWNHCKHQRVKENYFAQLDEGNVDDYDFLQEVTRQETMRMLYVAIDQLPPQTRNVILLNLEGKTNPEVAEELGISVNTVKCLKKSAYETLRGTLSQNYFVILIFLLGE from the coding sequence ATGAGTGCTATTATTCAGACCAATAAAGACTTTGAAGTATTCTTTCGGGAGAATTTTCCATCCGTGTACGCTTTCATGAAACGCTACACGGGGGATGATGAATTAGCGGCAGATTTAGCACAAGAGACTTTTATCCGGGTTTATGAACGGCGGGATGAGATTGTTTCTGTTGATTACGGGAAAGCTTTTTTATACACGGTTGCGCGTCATTTGTACTGGAATCATTGTAAGCATCAACGGGTGAAGGAAAATTATTTTGCGCAATTGGATGAGGGCAACGTGGATGATTACGATTTCTTGCAGGAGGTTACCCGGCAGGAGACCATGCGAATGTTATATGTTGCTATTGACCAGTTGCCACCACAGACTCGTAACGTGATCCTTTTGAATTTGGAAGGGAAAACGAACCCTGAGGTTGCGGAAGAATTAGGTATTTCCGTGAACACGGTGAAGTGTTTGAAAAAGTCTGCTTACGAGACATTAAGGGGGACCCTATCCCAAAATTACTTTGTGATTTTGATATTCCTGTTAGGGGAGTAA
- a CDS encoding SusC/RagA family TonB-linked outer membrane protein, whose translation MKLTWILCVCFVCTLSANVMSQQKLSMNLGETSIKKVFEEIRKQTNKVVIYNDDRLTMQQKVMANFKDVELAVILEQILVGSGMTYKFVDDYILITPVVKVEKDSVRTIRVRGQVCDTKKTPLPGVTVMVKGVTLGVATNTKGEFSMIIPNPPKNLSLIFSFVGMETREVAYTGKDTINVVLSEVSETVDEVVVTGYQRIRKTDMVGSTNTVKREDMFFDGTNSIEQMLQGKLPGVVVMNTGGLVGTRQKVRVRGTSTLLGNQEPVWVVDGIIQEDPLPFDAQALNDLGDNFDMISNFVGNSIAWLNPNDIEDITVLKDASATVLYGVKAANGVIVINTKRGKNGRLSVTYSGGLTITEKLNYKKMNLMNSKERIDFSREVYEKRLLGKIPTTSVGYEREMERYMNKEITYDEFNAAVKELEEMNTDWMDILYQTQLSHSHSISVSGGSDKVTYYSSLNYVQNKGAAKGNESEQLGASFRMDAHLSKKIRVGFGLNANYGVTDGFYIANPYSYALSTSRAIPCFDEDGELFFYDRADGYKFNILHELAETGNTNDRRTFNMTANFDYDILPGVRFESLASFGSNNTVGESYASEYSYYITAIRGYEFGQYLKGDPVYERSQLPHGGELNNTEARSSSFTWRNSLSYNQLFGKHRIGFVVGQESRSTINKQVSAVTYGYFPNRGKNVTLPPQLISSGANPIYQKIKTEIVDRTSNFLSFYGSMTYSFDERYVFTASVRSDASNRFGQDSKSKFLPVWSLGGRWNVHNESWMQNQKVFSELNIRVSYGWQGNVAENFGPDLIAKLPTNVVNNVTGEYELEIKSLPYADLRWEKTKTINLGADMGLFKNRIMLSVEYYMKRAEDLIIYKSVPVSYGIEEMPINGGTMKNEGIELNLSTTLIRLKDFVWNISVNTSKNRNKVKSTILPDNSWLSAVSGQLNKSGYPVSAFWAFELKGLDPVDGTPIFDIPNKQNNPEGIGVNDATEYMKYMGKMEPDFTGGLSMSFRYKNLSLSSGFTLSIGGKRFLHPLFQSKNFPYSLPSAYDNYSKEFVKRWRNPGDEKYTNIPSIPSAGTGNVNIGFPSGYLNSNVYEMYDYSDVRVVNASFLRCNNLTLTYNLPQEFVKRIALKGASISGSMSNPFIIVSKDYKGVDPEVATGGQPLSRIYSIRLNVTF comes from the coding sequence ATGAAGTTAACTTGGATTTTATGTGTCTGTTTTGTGTGTACGTTATCAGCAAATGTGATGTCACAACAGAAATTAAGCATGAATTTGGGGGAGACATCCATCAAAAAGGTTTTTGAGGAGATTCGTAAACAAACCAATAAGGTCGTAATTTACAATGACGATCGGTTAACAATGCAACAAAAGGTGATGGCAAATTTTAAAGATGTGGAATTGGCCGTGATATTGGAACAGATTCTTGTTGGGAGCGGGATGACCTATAAATTCGTGGATGATTATATTTTGATCACTCCCGTGGTAAAAGTGGAAAAGGATAGTGTACGAACCATACGGGTGAGAGGTCAGGTTTGTGACACGAAAAAAACACCTTTGCCCGGAGTGACGGTTATGGTGAAGGGGGTGACTCTTGGGGTGGCTACGAATACGAAGGGAGAGTTCTCAATGATAATTCCTAATCCTCCCAAAAATTTATCTTTGATATTTTCTTTTGTCGGAATGGAAACACGTGAAGTTGCGTATACAGGGAAAGATACGATTAACGTGGTCTTGAGCGAGGTTTCGGAGACTGTGGATGAGGTTGTTGTTACTGGTTACCAAAGAATTCGGAAGACGGATATGGTTGGCTCAACGAATACGGTTAAACGAGAAGATATGTTTTTCGATGGAACTAATAGTATAGAACAAATGTTACAGGGAAAACTTCCCGGAGTGGTGGTGATGAATACGGGAGGTTTGGTGGGGACACGTCAGAAAGTACGTGTACGAGGAACTTCGACTTTACTTGGTAATCAAGAACCGGTTTGGGTGGTTGATGGTATTATTCAAGAGGATCCACTTCCTTTCGATGCGCAGGCTCTGAATGACTTGGGAGATAATTTTGATATGATCAGTAACTTTGTGGGTAATAGTATCGCTTGGCTGAATCCTAATGATATTGAGGATATTACCGTGTTGAAGGATGCTTCTGCTACTGTGTTATACGGGGTGAAGGCTGCTAACGGTGTGATCGTGATAAACACGAAACGAGGTAAAAACGGACGATTGTCTGTTACTTATTCGGGAGGTTTAACCATCACTGAGAAGTTAAATTATAAGAAGATGAATTTGATGAATTCAAAAGAAAGAATTGATTTCTCTCGAGAGGTTTATGAAAAACGTTTATTGGGTAAAATTCCGACAACTTCCGTGGGGTATGAGAGAGAGATGGAAAGATATATGAATAAGGAAATCACATATGATGAGTTTAATGCGGCAGTAAAGGAGCTTGAAGAAATGAATACAGATTGGATGGATATTTTGTATCAAACTCAGTTAAGTCATAGTCATAGTATTAGTGTTTCAGGTGGTAGCGACAAAGTGACTTATTACAGTTCTTTGAATTATGTACAAAATAAGGGGGCGGCGAAGGGAAATGAATCAGAACAATTGGGAGCTTCTTTTCGGATGGATGCTCATTTGAGCAAAAAAATCAGGGTTGGATTTGGGTTGAATGCCAACTACGGTGTAACCGATGGATTTTATATTGCCAATCCCTATTCTTATGCATTGTCCACGAGCCGGGCTATTCCTTGTTTTGATGAAGATGGAGAGTTGTTTTTCTATGATCGGGCGGATGGATACAAGTTCAATATCCTGCATGAACTGGCGGAAACGGGGAATACCAATGACAGGCGGACTTTTAATATGACGGCGAATTTTGATTATGACATTCTTCCGGGGGTACGATTCGAATCCTTGGCTAGTTTTGGGTCAAATAATACGGTGGGAGAGTCGTATGCGTCAGAATATAGTTATTATATCACGGCTATTCGGGGGTATGAGTTCGGACAATATTTGAAGGGAGACCCTGTTTATGAACGTTCGCAATTGCCTCATGGCGGTGAATTGAATAACACGGAAGCAAGAAGTTCTTCATTCACGTGGCGGAATAGTTTGTCGTACAATCAGTTATTTGGTAAGCATAGAATTGGTTTTGTCGTTGGACAAGAGAGTCGTAGTACGATAAACAAGCAGGTGTCAGCGGTGACGTATGGCTATTTTCCTAATAGAGGGAAAAATGTGACCTTGCCCCCTCAGTTGATTTCTTCGGGTGCGAATCCCATTTATCAGAAGATTAAAACCGAGATAGTGGATAGGACTTCTAATTTCTTGTCTTTTTATGGTAGTATGACGTATTCATTTGATGAACGTTACGTGTTTACGGCTAGTGTGCGTTCGGATGCCTCCAATAGATTCGGACAGGATAGTAAGTCTAAATTCCTTCCGGTATGGTCACTAGGTGGACGTTGGAATGTGCATAATGAGTCATGGATGCAAAATCAGAAGGTGTTCAGTGAATTGAATATACGTGTTTCTTATGGGTGGCAGGGAAATGTTGCTGAAAATTTTGGACCGGATCTTATTGCCAAACTTCCAACCAACGTGGTGAATAACGTGACGGGTGAGTATGAGTTAGAAATAAAATCATTACCCTATGCTGATCTCCGCTGGGAAAAGACGAAAACTATTAATTTGGGAGCGGATATGGGGTTGTTTAAGAATCGGATTATGTTATCCGTTGAGTATTACATGAAACGAGCTGAAGATTTGATTATTTATAAGAGTGTTCCGGTTAGTTACGGGATTGAAGAGATGCCTATTAACGGGGGAACGATGAAAAATGAAGGAATCGAGTTGAATTTGAGTACAACGTTGATCCGACTGAAAGATTTCGTTTGGAATATTTCAGTGAACACATCTAAGAACCGGAATAAGGTTAAAAGTACTATACTGCCGGATAATTCGTGGTTATCGGCTGTTAGTGGGCAATTGAACAAGAGTGGTTATCCGGTTTCTGCTTTCTGGGCTTTCGAGTTAAAGGGACTTGATCCTGTAGATGGAACACCTATATTTGATATTCCGAATAAACAGAATAATCCGGAGGGTATCGGGGTAAATGATGCAACGGAATACATGAAGTATATGGGAAAGATGGAACCTGATTTTACAGGTGGTTTATCTATGTCTTTCAGGTATAAAAATTTATCGTTGAGTAGTGGTTTCACCTTGAGTATCGGGGGAAAGCGTTTTTTGCATCCTTTGTTCCAAAGTAAAAATTTTCCTTATTCGCTCCCGAGTGCTTATGACAATTATTCAAAAGAGTTCGTGAAACGATGGAGGAATCCGGGAGATGAGAAGTATACGAATATTCCGTCTATCCCTTCAGCGGGAACAGGAAATGTTAATATCGGTTTCCCTTCTGGTTATCTTAATAGTAACGTGTATGAGATGTATGATTATTCGGATGTCCGGGTGGTTAATGCCTCTTTCTTGAGATGTAATAATTTAACATTAACTTATAATTTACCGCAAGAATTTGTGAAACGTATAGCTTTGAAAGGAGCATCGATTTCTGGCTCTATGAGTAATCCGTTTATAATTGTAAGTAAGGACTACAAAGGGGTAGACCCGGAAGTTGCAACGGGAGGTCAACCTTTGTCGAGAATTTATTCAATACGTTTAAATGTCACTTTTTAA
- a CDS encoding ABC transporter ATP-binding protein: protein MENVVLKIENLSHRYSVQWAIKDINFEIPGKGIFGLLGSNGAGKSTIMNIMCGVLRPTEGNVWIKGISMTENAVKAKRYIGFLPQNPPVQMELTVNEYLSYCAGLRDIPRKEVQKAVDKVMERCAISHFKKRVIRNLSGGYRQRVGIAQAIIHNPDFVVLDEPTNGLDPNQILEIRRLVKEIAEERTVMLSTHILSEVQALCDDIRMIEQGRVVFAGTVDEFDNYLAPNSAIAILMAMPTRNELLKLPGVIKVEELGGPRYRLFFDRSTDAMEQIVETCVNRGWRLTEINIEKSSLNEVFAELSKK from the coding sequence ATGGAAAATGTAGTTTTGAAAATTGAGAATTTGTCACATCGCTATAGCGTGCAATGGGCTATTAAAGATATCAATTTTGAAATACCAGGAAAGGGAATTTTCGGGTTACTCGGTTCTAACGGGGCGGGGAAGTCAACGATTATGAACATCATGTGCGGGGTGTTGAGACCGACGGAAGGAAATGTTTGGATTAAAGGAATTTCAATGACGGAGAATGCGGTGAAAGCCAAACGATATATTGGTTTCCTGCCTCAAAATCCGCCTGTGCAAATGGAGTTGACCGTAAATGAATATCTTTCTTATTGTGCCGGATTGCGAGATATTCCAAGAAAAGAGGTTCAGAAGGCGGTGGATAAAGTGATGGAACGTTGTGCGATTTCTCATTTTAAGAAACGTGTAATAAGAAATCTATCAGGAGGGTATCGCCAGAGAGTAGGAATTGCACAGGCGATTATACATAATCCCGATTTTGTCGTGTTGGACGAACCGACAAACGGGCTTGATCCTAATCAAATTCTTGAAATACGTCGATTGGTGAAAGAAATTGCGGAGGAACGGACGGTGATGTTATCAACTCATATCCTTTCGGAGGTACAGGCCTTATGTGATGATATCCGGATGATCGAACAGGGACGTGTCGTATTTGCCGGAACGGTTGATGAGTTTGATAATTACCTGGCTCCTAATTCCGCAATTGCGATTTTAATGGCAATGCCAACGAGAAATGAACTTCTAAAACTTCCGGGGGTAATTAAGGTTGAAGAGTTGGGAGGGCCACGGTATCGTCTGTTTTTTGATCGCTCGACAGATGCGATGGAGCAAATTGTGGAAACATGCGTGAACCGAGGATGGAGACTGACGGAGATTAATATTGAGAAGAGCTCGTTAAACGAGGTATTTGCAGAATTGTCAAAAAAATAA
- a CDS encoding Gldg family protein has translation MRKIYEVAKAELQTLFYSPIAWLIIIVFIFQVSLLFTSALELRVTQMLLGYRTPMLTQAIFANPSGGLLFEVQNYLYLYIPLLTMGLMSRELSSGSINLLYSSPITNTQIILGKYLSMVVYASLLICIIGIYVGFGCCVIENVEWRWLLTALLGLYLLICTYAAIGLFMSSLTSYQVVAAIGTLVILTALNYVKVMWQDIEFVRDITYWFSISGRSVSFLYGFIGSEDLIYFLIVILLFLSLTIVRLQACRQKARWIHSMSKYLLIFSITIILGYITSRPVMKCYYDATTTKANTLTPNSQDVIAKMEGGLTITTYVNLFDETNHPIAFPRFVNNDMARFSHYLRFKPEIKLKYVYYYDSIYSPSLEYRFPNMSMQQRAERLMELHKVNSRLFLKPGEVDKLVDLSSEGKTFVRELVRDNGERTFLRIYNDFEKLPSEAEITAAFKRITMRLPIVGFLSGHGERSIKEDDNRSYSAFVNYKTFRPALINQGFDVAEVILDKPIPDDIKILVIADPQQELTENERRNLDQYIERGDNLVIATEPKRRDVANSLIERFGVKFVPGILANSGEYSNLTQSRPTADIKNIDNLYQLAGLRYFGSVISMPDAVGLEYTLDKGFNVTEILATDTLAWNELQTTDFMNEDQRATLDNGSGEIQKKYVTGLALTRKMGEKEQKITILGDADCIANGELSTSRRGVRASNFTLIQSLFFWLSDGEVPIDVRRPAFTDNNLLVEEGDMGLITMSFQWLFPCLILILAMVIWLRRRGR, from the coding sequence ATGAGGAAAATTTACGAGGTAGCAAAAGCCGAATTGCAGACATTATTTTATTCACCAATAGCTTGGCTTATTATCATTGTTTTTATATTTCAAGTGAGTTTATTATTTACCTCTGCCTTGGAGTTACGTGTGACGCAGATGTTGTTGGGGTATCGTACACCAATGTTGACGCAAGCCATATTTGCCAATCCGTCGGGAGGGCTTTTATTCGAGGTACAGAATTATCTTTATCTGTATATTCCTTTATTAACGATGGGATTGATGAGTCGAGAGTTGAGTAGTGGATCAATAAACTTACTTTACTCGTCCCCGATCACCAATACGCAGATTATTTTAGGGAAATACCTGTCTATGGTGGTGTATGCTTCTTTATTGATTTGTATTATCGGTATATACGTGGGATTTGGTTGTTGTGTGATTGAGAATGTGGAATGGCGTTGGTTGTTAACTGCTTTACTGGGATTGTACTTGTTGATATGTACTTATGCGGCGATAGGCTTGTTCATGTCAAGCTTGACTTCTTATCAAGTTGTTGCAGCAATTGGAACTCTGGTGATCCTTACGGCGTTGAATTATGTAAAGGTGATGTGGCAAGATATTGAATTTGTCAGAGATATAACTTATTGGTTTTCTATATCCGGTCGTTCTGTTTCGTTTTTATACGGTTTTATCGGGAGTGAAGATTTGATTTACTTCTTGATTGTAATTCTGTTATTTCTTTCTTTAACGATAGTTCGTCTGCAAGCCTGTCGACAAAAAGCTCGATGGATTCATTCTATGAGTAAATATTTGTTGATTTTTTCAATTACGATTATTTTAGGATACATTACGTCTCGTCCGGTAATGAAATGTTACTATGATGCCACGACGACTAAAGCTAATACATTAACGCCTAATAGTCAGGATGTAATTGCAAAAATGGAAGGTGGTTTGACGATTACAACTTATGTAAATTTGTTTGATGAGACGAATCATCCCATAGCATTCCCGCGTTTTGTGAATAATGATATGGCTCGTTTTAGTCATTACTTACGTTTCAAGCCGGAAATTAAACTTAAGTATGTATATTATTATGATTCAATATACAGTCCGAGTTTGGAATATCGGTTTCCCAATATGTCGATGCAACAGCGTGCAGAGCGGCTTATGGAGCTTCATAAAGTAAATTCCAGACTCTTTTTAAAGCCGGGTGAAGTTGATAAATTGGTGGATCTTTCTAGCGAGGGGAAAACCTTCGTACGAGAATTGGTTCGAGATAACGGTGAGAGAACGTTTCTTAGAATTTATAATGATTTCGAAAAATTACCATCAGAGGCTGAAATAACTGCAGCATTTAAGCGGATTACGATGAGATTACCGATTGTCGGTTTCTTGTCGGGGCACGGGGAACGATCAATCAAAGAGGATGATAACCGAAGTTATTCTGCCTTTGTTAATTATAAAACATTTCGTCCGGCCTTAATAAATCAAGGTTTTGATGTTGCAGAAGTAATTTTGGATAAACCTATACCTGATGATATTAAAATATTAGTGATTGCAGATCCTCAACAGGAGTTGACCGAGAACGAACGTCGTAATTTGGATCAGTATATTGAGCGTGGAGATAATTTGGTAATTGCGACAGAGCCTAAGAGACGTGATGTTGCAAACTCTCTCATTGAGCGTTTTGGAGTGAAATTTGTCCCAGGGATTTTGGCAAATTCTGGAGAGTATTCTAATTTAACACAATCTCGTCCTACGGCAGATATTAAAAATATTGATAATTTGTATCAATTAGCGGGATTACGTTATTTTGGTTCGGTCATTTCAATGCCTGATGCGGTTGGGTTAGAGTATACGCTTGATAAAGGATTTAACGTTACAGAAATTCTTGCTACCGATACGCTTGCTTGGAATGAGTTACAAACTACTGATTTTATGAATGAGGACCAAAGAGCTACACTTGATAATGGTAGTGGTGAGATTCAAAAGAAATATGTGACAGGTTTGGCTTTGACCCGAAAAATGGGAGAAAAAGAACAAAAGATAACAATATTGGGTGATGCAGATTGTATTGCAAATGGAGAATTAAGTACTAGTCGAAGAGGGGTGCGTGCTTCAAATTTTACCCTTATTCAAAGTTTGTTTTTTTGGTTATCGGACGGGGAAGTTCCTATTGATGTGCGTAGACCTGCATTTACAGATAATAATTTGCTTGTGGAGGAAGGTGACATGGGACTAATAACTATGTCATTTCAATGGCTTTTCCCTTGTCTGATACTAATTTTAGCTATGGTTATTTGGTTGAGAAGGAGAGGACGTTAA
- a CDS encoding putative zinc-binding metallopeptidase, giving the protein MKKIRFWSLILSLVLGLSGCYKEGALHASMENEKVYSEYDLPQGDHDYDKDILEMFKKYNTLFLYKYNPKDIYYNTDEYVNGTYFPEKDSTAAGLFDVPSDEAWVGKQVKLLQELWLDYYPEEFLRQQLPLKVFLVDSLYSAKSGYGSPVELLNNNYLVCRGVDYILVTYGSSRIDEMTKADKYEFKRVLHRVFLDYLDIPVTAEFAAIGNYTIFSNVNNKPYIYRYGFINWDNSSTPQRDWFSYIDAIVDHSYEEWISDGPSGFLHPSKDTQGKIREKYNLVIEFFKTNYQIDLQKISNDLSSYGE; this is encoded by the coding sequence ATGAAAAAAATAAGATTCTGGTCACTGATATTGTCCCTCGTGTTGGGATTATCCGGATGCTATAAAGAAGGAGCTTTACATGCATCAATGGAAAATGAAAAAGTTTATAGTGAATATGATTTGCCGCAAGGAGATCATGATTATGACAAGGATATTCTGGAGATGTTTAAAAAATACAATACGTTGTTCCTTTACAAATATAATCCAAAGGATATTTATTATAATACGGATGAGTATGTGAACGGGACTTACTTTCCCGAAAAAGATAGTACGGCAGCCGGGCTTTTTGATGTACCTTCGGATGAAGCTTGGGTTGGGAAACAGGTAAAATTGCTTCAAGAATTATGGTTGGATTATTATCCCGAAGAGTTTTTGAGACAACAATTACCGCTTAAGGTTTTCTTGGTTGATAGTTTGTATTCAGCAAAAAGCGGGTATGGATCTCCGGTGGAACTTTTGAATAATAATTATTTAGTTTGTAGAGGGGTTGATTATATTTTGGTCACTTATGGCAGTAGTCGGATTGATGAAATGACAAAAGCGGATAAGTATGAATTCAAGAGGGTATTACACCGGGTATTCTTAGATTATTTAGACATTCCGGTTACAGCAGAATTCGCTGCGATTGGAAATTACACGATATTTTCGAACGTGAATAATAAACCGTATATATACCGTTATGGGTTTATTAATTGGGATAATTCGAGTACTCCACAGAGAGATTGGTTTTCATATATTGATGCAATTGTAGATCATTCGTATGAAGAATGGATTTCTGATGGTCCATCGGGTTTTTTACATCCCAGTAAAGATACCCAAGGGAAGATACGCGAGAAATATAATTTGGTTATTGAGTTTTTTAAGACAAACTACCAAATTGATTTGCAGAAAATAAGTAACGATTTGTCGAGTTACGGCGAGTAA